Proteins from a single region of Gordonia hongkongensis:
- a CDS encoding ABC transporter substrate-binding protein — MAAVAVAAACIFSVVSCSSDDGGSSDGSAADASGTKASGEAIKVGLFNPTKGPATQGGVTTGKDAALDYINNQIGGIGGRPVEIVDCGIDQTAPESTVSCANQFVEAGVVAAIDGYNAESASAVPILTSAGIPLVGQIPFNTSTGASAENRVYFGPPPAAFLVGFMQQLKAANKNSLTLANADLPQAHQVFDGLMKPLGAQLGIDVKSVYYPPTGPNFTSLATTLAEGNPAAAGLMTSQNDNVCTKLAQSLRSVNYEGTMFMAACTDFIDTMGAQAVGAQTYSPIWQPPAMDSAPEPAKANLGIAQKFIDEQGGTGGFYAYGTFATLADFAITLNNAKVTDFTGPNVLGALKAVTDYQSFIGPKLNCGKPTTPNCTTEMLLFDVVAEKKTEPATGGFITPLPAALQRIPGAY; from the coding sequence TTGGCGGCGGTCGCCGTCGCCGCGGCGTGCATCTTCTCGGTCGTGTCGTGCAGCAGCGACGACGGCGGATCGTCGGACGGCTCCGCCGCGGATGCCAGCGGCACCAAGGCGTCGGGCGAGGCGATCAAGGTGGGGTTGTTCAACCCCACCAAGGGCCCCGCCACCCAGGGTGGCGTGACCACCGGCAAGGACGCCGCCCTGGACTACATCAACAACCAGATCGGCGGCATCGGGGGCCGGCCCGTCGAGATCGTCGACTGCGGAATCGACCAGACCGCACCGGAATCGACGGTGTCGTGCGCCAACCAGTTCGTCGAGGCCGGCGTGGTCGCCGCGATCGACGGCTACAATGCCGAATCCGCCTCCGCGGTGCCGATTCTCACCTCGGCCGGCATCCCGCTGGTCGGCCAGATCCCGTTCAACACCTCCACCGGCGCCTCGGCGGAGAACCGCGTGTACTTCGGTCCGCCACCCGCCGCGTTCCTCGTCGGTTTCATGCAGCAGCTCAAGGCCGCGAACAAGAACTCGCTGACGCTGGCGAATGCCGATCTCCCTCAGGCACATCAGGTCTTCGACGGTTTGATGAAGCCGCTCGGCGCCCAGCTCGGCATCGACGTCAAGTCGGTCTACTACCCGCCGACCGGCCCGAACTTCACCTCGCTGGCCACCACCCTGGCCGAGGGCAACCCCGCCGCGGCCGGCCTGATGACCTCACAGAACGACAACGTGTGCACCAAGCTCGCGCAGTCGCTGCGGTCGGTGAACTACGAGGGCACCATGTTCATGGCGGCCTGCACCGACTTCATCGACACCATGGGTGCGCAAGCGGTTGGCGCACAGACCTACTCACCGATCTGGCAGCCCCCGGCCATGGACTCCGCACCGGAGCCGGCCAAGGCGAATCTCGGGATCGCCCAGAAGTTCATCGACGAGCAGGGTGGCACCGGCGGTTTCTACGCCTACGGCACCTTCGCGACCCTCGCCGACTTCGCGATCACGCTCAACAACGCCAAGGTCACCGATTTCACCGGCCCGAACGTGCTCGGTGCGCTCAAGGCAGTCACCGACTACCAGTCGTTCATCGGCCCGAAGCTCAACTGCGGTAAGCCGACCACGCCGAACTGCACCACCGAGATGCTGCTGTTCGACGTCGTCGCCGAGAAGAAGACCGAACCCGCCACCGGCGGCTTCATCACCCCGCTTCCGGCTGCGCTGCAGCGCATCCCGGGCGCTTACTGA
- a CDS encoding phosphatase PAP2 family protein, producing MIAIAVVAAIAATVSLAASAQAAPAKPTPAPFPVTDIARLYASDVSSYPGGVYLQPVETFTALRRDHPEVMARNLETAVAINQSAAGNPGLQRRALADAHDDPLWTMSDAFGDRLGRDFRNALAANRLPKTTALFSDYLARAGGLANATLVEKYVFGYERPFIVAPERIRKYMRAGASEYDALGSNPSFPSGHTSLFFWRGTLFASMLPELAPQFLARASEGGYHRIVLGVHYPLDVIGGAIVGQAAAADRWNDPQFRRLLAASATEIRKELEWRCGAALSVCIARDTPYATDAAAQTIYAQRMTYGFGRVSSPTHPMVVPRQAVELIAGAYPRLTDEQRRQVLEQTASPAGYPLDDQRPGRASWQRLDLVRAYTADVTVGRDGRVTVH from the coding sequence GTGATTGCCATTGCGGTGGTCGCGGCCATCGCGGCCACCGTCTCGCTCGCGGCATCGGCCCAGGCCGCGCCGGCCAAGCCGACCCCGGCACCGTTCCCGGTGACCGACATCGCGCGGCTCTACGCCTCGGACGTCTCGTCGTATCCGGGCGGCGTGTACCTGCAACCGGTGGAGACGTTCACCGCCCTGCGCCGCGATCACCCCGAGGTGATGGCCCGCAATCTCGAGACGGCCGTCGCGATCAACCAGTCGGCGGCCGGCAACCCGGGACTGCAGCGCCGAGCGCTCGCCGACGCACACGACGATCCGCTCTGGACGATGTCCGATGCCTTCGGCGACCGGCTCGGACGGGATTTCCGGAACGCCCTCGCCGCCAATCGCCTCCCGAAGACCACGGCCCTCTTCAGCGACTACCTCGCCCGCGCCGGTGGGCTCGCGAACGCGACGCTCGTCGAGAAGTACGTGTTCGGGTACGAGCGGCCGTTCATCGTCGCACCCGAGCGGATCCGCAAGTACATGCGCGCCGGAGCCAGCGAGTACGACGCGCTGGGCAGCAACCCGTCGTTCCCGTCCGGCCACACCAGCCTGTTCTTCTGGCGGGGCACCCTGTTCGCGTCGATGCTCCCGGAACTCGCGCCGCAGTTCCTCGCCCGTGCCTCGGAGGGTGGATATCACCGCATCGTGCTGGGCGTGCACTACCCGCTCGACGTGATCGGTGGAGCGATCGTCGGGCAGGCCGCCGCCGCCGATCGCTGGAACGACCCGCAGTTCCGCCGGCTCCTCGCCGCGTCTGCCACCGAGATCCGCAAGGAACTCGAATGGCGTTGCGGCGCAGCCCTCTCGGTGTGCATCGCGCGTGACACGCCCTACGCCACCGATGCCGCGGCCCAGACGATCTACGCCCAGCGCATGACCTACGGATTCGGACGCGTCTCGTCGCCGACACATCCGATGGTGGTGCCCCGACAGGCCGTCGAACTGATCGCCGGGGCGTACCCGCGACTGACCGACGAGCAGCGGCGTCAGGTCCTGGAACAGACCGCGTCGCCCGCGGGATATCCGCTCGACGACCAGCGTCCCGGCCGCGCCTCCTGGCAGCGCCTGGACCTCGTCCGTGCTTACACCGCCGACGTCACGGTCGGCCGCGACGGTCGGGTGACCGTCCACTGA